The Synergistaceae bacterium genome includes a window with the following:
- a CDS encoding L-seryl-tRNA(Sec) selenium transferase, which translates to MDIILNSDWVQSWLESLGRIRVKRIINQELSQIRQKILHDDEFIFSPDSFKDSCLKSFAYALSPSLKRVINAAGVIIHTNLGRSLIANEAVKSMSQIASSYSNLEYDLKAGARGQRNSHVEDLLCALTGAESALVVNNNAGAVLLALSALAKNFDVIVSRGELVEIGGSFRIPDIMQLSGANLIETGTTNRTHLFDYENAITENTRMLLKVHPSNFRIEGFTTAPERKELAKLAHEKNLIFMEDAGSGLILDPEIINLPANSGEISIKSCLEQGADIVTFSGDKILGGPQIGGIVGRKKLIDSLKKYPLARALRVDKVTLAGFESTMRLYSRGLYDEIPTLKMLRLSPEILKSRADLLAEKLSQKINANIHVIEIEDAAGGGSCPEIKLSGYGVAVKHKNFSAGYIQKLLRGLEIPILCGARDDEIVLHVRTLQEGDDEIIIKSLEGVINV; encoded by the coding sequence CAATCAGGAATTATCACAAATTAGACAAAAAATTTTACATGATGACGAGTTCATTTTTTCGCCGGACTCGTTTAAGGATTCTTGCTTGAAGTCGTTTGCTTATGCCTTGAGTCCCAGCTTGAAACGCGTTATTAATGCAGCAGGAGTCATAATTCACACAAATTTAGGGCGTTCATTAATAGCAAATGAAGCAGTAAAATCTATGAGTCAAATAGCGTCAAGTTATTCAAATTTAGAATATGATTTAAAAGCGGGCGCGCGAGGTCAAAGAAATTCACACGTTGAAGATCTATTATGCGCACTCACTGGAGCAGAGTCTGCACTCGTAGTAAATAATAACGCCGGGGCTGTCTTGCTGGCATTGAGCGCACTCGCAAAAAATTTTGATGTCATTGTCTCACGCGGTGAACTCGTAGAAATAGGCGGCTCGTTCAGGATTCCTGATATTATGCAGTTAAGCGGCGCAAATTTAATCGAGACTGGCACGACAAATCGCACACATTTATTTGATTATGAGAATGCTATAACGGAAAATACTAGAATGCTTCTCAAAGTCCACCCGTCAAATTTCAGAATAGAAGGCTTTACAACTGCCCCGGAACGTAAAGAACTCGCTAAACTTGCACACGAGAAAAATTTAATCTTCATGGAAGATGCAGGCAGCGGGTTAATTCTTGATCCTGAAATAATAAATCTTCCTGCAAATTCCGGCGAAATCAGCATTAAATCATGTCTCGAACAGGGCGCGGATATTGTAACTTTTTCAGGCGATAAAATTTTAGGAGGCCCTCAAATAGGCGGCATTGTAGGCAGGAAAAAATTAATTGACTCTCTCAAGAAATACCCTTTAGCGCGCGCATTAAGAGTCGATAAAGTTACTTTGGCAGGTTTTGAGTCAACTATGAGGCTTTATTCACGCGGATTATATGACGAGATTCCCACGTTGAAAATGTTGCGCTTAAGTCCCGAAATCTTGAAATCACGAGCTGATTTATTAGCAGAAAAGTTATCGCAGAAAATTAACGCAAATATTCACGTAATCGAAATAGAAGACGCAGCCGGGGGCGGTTCATGTCCTGAAATAAAATTATCGGGCTATGGAGTTGCTGTCAAGCATAAAAATTTTAGTGCCGGTTATATTCAGAAATTATTGCGGGGCTTAGAGATTCCGATTTTGTGCGGTGCTCGTGATGATGAGATTGTTTTACACGTCAGGACTTTGCAGGAAGGCGACGACGAAATAATTATTAAATCGCTTGAAGGTGTCATAAATGTCTGA